The genomic DNA GTGGTTATTGCTCACAAAGCGCAAAACATAATACCGAGATCGAAAGAGAGCGCCTGCTGCCTTTAGATGAGGTTATTGAGAAAGCAAAAATAGCTAAATCAAATGGCTCCAGCCGTTTCTGCATGGGTGCTGCATGGCGCAACCCGACAGACAAAAACCTGGACAAGGTAATTGATATGATTACCGCAGTTAGAGGGGTTGGCATGGAAACCTGCGTCACACTGGGCATGCTGACAGACCAGCAAAGCCAGCGACTAAAAGATGCCGGTCTGGATTACTATAACCATAATCTGGATACCTCACCTGAGTTTTATGGCAATGTCATTACTACACGAACATTTCAGGATCGACTGGATACATTACAACATGTCCGTGATAAGGGCATCAATGTATGCAGTGGCGGCATTCTGGGTATGGGCGAGAAAGCAACAGATCGTGCCTCCATGTTACAGCAACTTGCAAATATGCCTCAGCATCCCGAAAGTGTACCCATTAATATGCTGGTACAGATTGAAGGCACGCCTCTTTTCGGCTCAGATGGCATAGACAGCATTGAGTTTGTACGCAGCATTGCCGCAGCCAGAATATTAATGCCTCAGTCACAGGTTCGTTTGTCTGCTGGCCGTCATGAAATGAGTGATGAAATGCAGGCAATGTGCTTCTTTGCCGGGGCTAACTCTATATTCTATGGTGACAAATTATTAACAACAGAAAACTGCGAGACCAATGATGACCTTGCTCTGTTTGGTCGATTAGGTATTAAACCCAGTGCTGCAGATCAAAGCGAACTGCTTAAAGCAGAAGCCTGCCACTCTTAATACACTATTGAAAATATGAACGCTCTTTTCTCTTTTAATCATTTTCATAACCCGATCGTCAGCTAAAGCTAACTCCTGCATGTGTTGTTGAATACAGGAGCGAGCTTTGGCTCGCGATTGGGTTACAGTGAAGAACGTATAATGAAAGACCTGAAACCAGATTTACAGCAACGAAAACAACAGGGTTTATATCGAAGCCGTAACGTTTTGCAAAGCCCACAAGATCGCGAGATCATTCTTAATAATAAAAAAGTTCTAAACTTTTGCAGCAATGATTATCTAGGGCTTGCAAATCATCCTGAAGTAAAAAAAGCCTTTATCAATGCCGCTCAAAAACATGGTGTGGGTAGCGGTTCTGCTCATCTGGTAAATGGTCACACACTAGCACACCACTCCCTTGAAGAAGAGCTTGCTGAGTTCACTGGTTTTCCTCGTGCTTTATTATTTTCCACCGGTTATATGGCAAATCTGGGCGTTGCTCAAAGCATCTGCACGAAGCAAGATACTATTATTGAAGACAAACTAAATCATGCTTCATTACTGGATGCTGCCAATATCAGTAATGCACGACTTAAGCGTTATTTACATAAAAATTATAAAAATTTAGCAAACAAACTCGGCAGCTGTCAGTCCGGGGAAAAACTGGTTAGTTCAGATAGTGTATTTAGCATGGATGGAGATGAAACTGATATATCTAAATTAATTCATCAATGCAGGGAACATGGTGCACGACTCATGTTAGATGATGCTCACGGCTTTGGCGTACTTGGGCAGGATGGACGCGGCTCATTAAATCATCAACAAATA from endosymbiont of Galathealinum brachiosum includes the following:
- the bioF gene encoding 8-amino-7-oxononanoate synthase, which codes for MKDLKPDLQQRKQQGLYRSRNVLQSPQDREIILNNKKVLNFCSNDYLGLANHPEVKKAFINAAQKHGVGSGSAHLVNGHTLAHHSLEEELAEFTGFPRALLFSTGYMANLGVAQSICTKQDTIIEDKLNHASLLDAANISNARLKRYLHKNYKNLANKLGSCQSGEKLVSSDSVFSMDGDETDISKLIHQCREHGARLMLDDAHGFGVLGQDGRGSLNHQQINSGDVSIYMATLGKALGTSGAFIAGSEELIETLIQSARCYIYTTAMPPAIAEATRTSLHLLTKENWRQASLNNNINFFKKLAVQAGLNLLESNTAIQPVIIGDSKKATGISQNLFDQGFHVAAIRPPTVPENTARLRITLRADHTEIDIKLLVENIIKITF
- the bioB gene encoding biotin synthase BioB → MTQANTISDNSDIRHDWSLQEIQDLLQKPFNDLLFQAHSLHRQFHAHNEVQISSLLSIKTGACPEDCGYCSQSAKHNTEIERERLLPLDEVIEKAKIAKSNGSSRFCMGAAWRNPTDKNLDKVIDMITAVRGVGMETCVTLGMLTDQQSQRLKDAGLDYYNHNLDTSPEFYGNVITTRTFQDRLDTLQHVRDKGINVCSGGILGMGEKATDRASMLQQLANMPQHPESVPINMLVQIEGTPLFGSDGIDSIEFVRSIAAARILMPQSQVRLSAGRHEMSDEMQAMCFFAGANSIFYGDKLLTTENCETNDDLALFGRLGIKPSAADQSELLKAEACHS